A window from Cryptomeria japonica chromosome 1, Sugi_1.0, whole genome shotgun sequence encodes these proteins:
- the LOC131060930 gene encoding chaperone protein dnaJ 20, chloroplastic-like, which yields MAAITNTNIVSQVIARAPINTTKQQSDRYHHLGKKKLQRAPFTLAKASYSSTLTLYDVLSVPKSAELGELKKAYREKVRIYHPDICPPGEKDKSSEMFLQVQEAYETLSDPMLRADYDFNLHFNPHVMLLQKRNGRPKDEDKRMWAQQLHCLNKRSESRRDSWGARMRSFTEEEQTH from the coding sequence ATGGCCGCCATTACTAATACCAACATTGTTTCTCAAGTTATTGCACGGGCACCCATTAACACTACAAAACAGCAGTCTGATAGATATCATCACTTGGGAAAGAAAAAGCTCCAAAGGGCGCCTTTTACTTTAGCCAAGGCTTCCTATTCTTCAACACTCACTCTGTACGATGTATTGTCAGTTCCCAAGAGCGCTGAATTGGGTGAACTGAAAAAGGCTTACAGAGAGAAAGTGAGAATATATCACCCAGATATTTGCCCACCTGGTGAGAAAGATAAGTCTTCTGAAATGTTTCTTCAAGTGCAGGAAGCTTATGAAACTCTTTCTGATCCCATGCTTAGGGCAGATTATGATTTTAATCTTCATTTCAATCCCCATGTAATGCTCTTGCAAAAGAGAAATGGAAGGCCCAAAGATGAGGACAAGAGAATGTGGGCTCAAcaacttcattgtcttaacaaaaGATCAGAGAGTCGCAGAGACAGCTGGGGAGCAAGAATGCGCAGTTTCACAGAAGAAGAACAAACCCATTGA